The genomic stretch ACCATACACATGTGGTGAAGTATCCAACATATATTATCCATTTTGGGGACAAAATAGACCAAGTTACTGTGGCATCAACAGTGATCAATTCCATCTCAAATGCGACACTCATCATCGAAACACTTCCATTCAAATTGCTTCACAAAATTTCCAAGTCTTATACATTAATCAATTTGTTTACACCATGACAATGTTTCGAAAAGGACTTGTTTATGATAATTGTTCTTCTGCTTTAACCAACACTTCTTTAGATTCAAGTCACTTTCATTATATGTCTAATGTGAGGAACATCACTATTTTATATAACTGTGCTAATGACATCAAGATTCCGAATGGCGCGAACATGAACTCGTTTTCGTGCAAGGAGGATTCGAGCAAGCGCGCTTTTTATACGGATTCTGAAACAGCAGAGGGTGTTAAATGCGAAGGAGTTCGTGTTGATGTTCAGGTGACAAAGGAAGTGGAACTTGGTGGTGGAATTGAAGGGCTGAACAAGGCTTTGAGCAGAGGATTTGATGTGGAATATGTTGCAGATACTCAAAAATGCTTAAAATGTGTTTTAAGTAATGGAACTTGTGGAGGGAATGATATGTCTCAGTTTTCATGTTATTGTCCTGATGGAACTGAAGGTTTAGATTGTTCTTATCGCCGCGGTATGTTTGTTTGATTAAACTTATAACAATTGATTTGCATTTCTATGATTTGTAGAGTTTTAGTTGTTTTGGTTGAGGCTTCAATGTAAATGCAATCCTCTTCCTTTAGAATCTTGTGTCATGATTGTGTATTTTTTGACTATGACTATTTTTCTTTGCTCATAAACCATTATCATTGACTTTATCAAAATGATGACTTCAATCTTATATTCATTTTAGTCTTGGTCAATGAGAGATTTCTTAATTTGTTTGTTAACAATTTGGACTAGAATATCTTCTTTGATTTGGCTTGAACTTTCTGCAACATTTTGTAGCTAATCTTTGCTTTGTGTGAACTGTTACAGAGAATAGATGGAATTGGAAAAGAAAGGTTGCTGTAGGTAATATACTAAATCAATCCATGATAATCTCTTTTCATTTTCATAGTATAAATAAACACTTATATGACACCCGTATGATATATGTCGGAAAAATCAGACAAATGTCGGAAAAGTCAAACTAGTGTCTCAAGAAtatagttttttttcttttctcgCACACTCGTTGAATCGGTGTCTGACACTCACATCATGCGCATACAATACGTGTCATATATGTAGCGGTTTCAGTGTCATGTGTTTTATACATTTGGTTCCGGGTGTCTGTGTCCTGTGGTTCatagatgacatatttttgttatACTAATTGAAAACAAACTCTAATGATTCTTCTTAGGAGTTTCTGCTGCTGCTGTGGTCAGTGCAGTTTCTGTAGGCATTGCTTTCTACCTCTACTATTATTGCagaaagaagaaaaagaatgttCATGCAGTATCCTCTACTGCACTATCTTACTGTGATTCTGGTTCTGGTTCAAAAGTCGCTGAAAATGGAGGTAGATATCTTGGAGTCCACTTCTTCACCTATAGTGAACTTGAAAAGGCCACAAACAACTTTGATTCTACCAGAGCACTAGGAGATGGAGGCTTTGGCACAGTCTATTTTGGTAAGTTCAAATAAGTCAATCCGATTAGAATTTGCATACTAATTTGAATGATCGATCACCGACCAAGGCTTCGGCCTTATGATTTTTCTTTTGCTAGGAAAACTCCGGGACGGGCGTTTGATTGCGGTGAAACGCATGTATGAGAATAACTACAGAAGAGTTGAGCAATTTGTGAATGAAGTTGAGATCTTAACTCGTTTACACCATCAAAATCTTGTGTTATTATACGGGTGCACTTCACGCCACAGCCGCGAACTTCTGCTTGTATATGAATATGTCCCTAATGGAACTGTTGCTGATCATCTTCATGGTTCAAAAGCAAAACCTGGCATGTTACCTTGGCCTATCAGAATGAACATTGCAATAGAAACTGCTAGTGCATTGGTGTATCTTCATGCAACTGACATCATCCATAGAGATGTGAAAACCAACAACATTCTACTGGACAATCATTTCAGTGTCAAAGTAGCCGATTTTGGACTTTCGCGTCTTTTCCCAAACCATGTCACGCACATTTCAACCGCTCCACAAGGGACTCCTGGTTACGTCGATCCGGAGTATCATTTGTACTATCAGCTTACCGATAAAAGCGATGTATTTAGCTTTGGAGTTGTGCTGATTGAGTTGATATCATCAATGCCTGCTGTTGATATATTTCGGAACAAGCAAGAAATCAATTTGTCTAACATGGCTATCAAGAAGATTCAAAATGGAACATTGCATGAGCTTGTTGACCCTACACTTGGTTTTGAGTCAGATTTCAAGATAAGGAAAATGATCAATGCGGTCGCGGAGTTAGCATTTCAGTGTTTGCAGAGTTCTAAAGATGTTAGGCCTTCTATGGTAGAAGTGATGGAAAGGCTTAAAGATATTCAGAGTGATGATGGAACAAGTAAATGTAAACCTGAGGTGTTGGATATTTCAGGAGATGATGATAGTGCTTTGGTCAAGAATGAACCACCTCCATCATCACCAGATTCAAACATCAATACTTTTCCTTGAATATCATCCATGCATGTCATTAATTTACATTATATCCACGTAGATATTACTTTTATTTTCCCATTTTTTATGCTATAAATCTATCATCAAAATTGCGACAAATATTTCCCCCCGGAGTAAAATTTgtcaatattttccaaatcacTCTTTATTTGCCAATTGTCTAAAGACATGTTCATCAATTATATTAATCATACAAGCCAATAGtataaaataaaacaataacTTAATCATGAAGTTTTCAATAACCATGATAACTAAGAGAAGATGAGAATTCAATGGAGAAGATGAGAATGAATGTGTTTATTTCTCATTGAATCAAATTCATGTTAGTTACATTTTGTGTATATATAGGTGGTAGGTAAGCTAACTAACTATAACAAACAGCTCAACAATGGTGTAACTTTAATAACTTGTCATCTAAGTTATCACATATTAAGAGTTTCAACACCCTCCCTCAAACTTAGCATGATATATGTCAAACATGTTAAGCTTGGATATGAAAGAATTAAAACTCTTAGGTGGCAAGGCTTTGGTAAAAAAATCTGCAATTTGAACTTGTGTTTTAACAGGAAGAAGTTTGAAAATGTGTCAACAATGGAAGACCTCATGGAAGGTTGAAGATTGAAATAGAAAACCGAAAGAAAACATTAAAAGTTCAAGTATGTACTTCCTCTGATTCAAGAAAATTCCCTTAGTAGATCTTGCAATCTCAAAACCCAAACAATATCTCAGTTGACCAAGATCTTTGATCTTTAACTTCTGATCTAGGAGATGTTTGACAAATTGTATTTCCTGAAAATAATTCCCAGCTAAGACAATGTCATCATCATATACTAGCAAAGCATAGAAACAAGCATTATTGGACTTCACATACAAGGAGTGATTTGCC from Lathyrus oleraceus cultivar Zhongwan6 chromosome 7, CAAS_Psat_ZW6_1.0, whole genome shotgun sequence encodes the following:
- the LOC127107457 gene encoding LEAF RUST 10 DISEASE-RESISTANCE LOCUS RECEPTOR-LIKE PROTEIN KINASE-like 1.2; translated protein: MKIKIISHFSSMISPMNDDHIHMTTFTSLFLFLTIFPTTICQQQHNKHVDCLKPYTCGEVSNIYYPFWGQNRPSYCGINSDQFHLKCDTHHRNTSIQIASQNFQVLYINQFVYTMTMFRKGLVYDNCSSALTNTSLDSSHFHYMSNVRNITILYNCANDIKIPNGANMNSFSCKEDSSKRAFYTDSETAEGVKCEGVRVDVQVTKEVELGGGIEGLNKALSRGFDVEYVADTQKCLKCVLSNGTCGGNDMSQFSCYCPDGTEGLDCSYRRENRWNWKRKVAVGVSAAAVVSAVSVGIAFYLYYYCRKKKKNVHAVSSTALSYCDSGSGSKVAENGGRYLGVHFFTYSELEKATNNFDSTRALGDGGFGTVYFGKLRDGRLIAVKRMYENNYRRVEQFVNEVEILTRLHHQNLVLLYGCTSRHSRELLLVYEYVPNGTVADHLHGSKAKPGMLPWPIRMNIAIETASALVYLHATDIIHRDVKTNNILLDNHFSVKVADFGLSRLFPNHVTHISTAPQGTPGYVDPEYHLYYQLTDKSDVFSFGVVLIELISSMPAVDIFRNKQEINLSNMAIKKIQNGTLHELVDPTLGFESDFKIRKMINAVAELAFQCLQSSKDVRPSMVEVMERLKDIQSDDGTSKCKPEVLDISGDDDSALVKNEPPPSSPDSNINTFP